One Bifidobacterium angulatum DSM 20098 = JCM 7096 DNA window includes the following coding sequences:
- a CDS encoding App1 family protein produces the protein MSMPDGTTDSQIDDMPTVPIPARHAVTTFDAASSRERIELKPPLVRAARRGITGAFGLWAHAATAVAKKLDWFPRVNPYVGYGTEEYSRLICRTVYAPERSEYGRATRGIRGMLTIPASHVQVRIRIDETPLETVQVGDRETYDRPGNSPDIDSEYAISDRSGYLDLLADHHLEPGIHKVSYRVNGRKPVTSHLYTIPSSAKVGVISDVDDTVMITQAPVPWKAAWNLLFLDPFKRSSVPGMSVLFNKIADLFPDAPFFYLSTSPWNVEGSIRHFIANHGFPEGPLLLRDLDPRPKSFVPSGPQHKLEFAEQLMSDFPDMKFILVGDDGQRDPTTYATIARRYPGRVLAIAIRQLTPRENSPFGMSTGLTATQPMPVTDVPVFVGTTGVNLMKTMLPYLATQLDL, from the coding sequence ATGAGCATGCCAGATGGAACGACGGATTCGCAGATCGATGACATGCCCACGGTGCCGATTCCGGCACGGCATGCCGTTACGACCTTCGACGCCGCTTCCTCCCGTGAACGCATCGAGCTGAAGCCGCCATTGGTAAGAGCCGCACGTCGCGGCATTACCGGCGCATTCGGCCTTTGGGCACATGCCGCTACCGCAGTAGCGAAGAAGCTTGACTGGTTCCCCCGAGTCAACCCCTACGTAGGGTATGGCACCGAGGAATACTCCAGATTGATCTGCCGCACCGTGTATGCGCCGGAGCGCAGCGAATACGGGCGTGCCACCCGTGGCATCCGCGGTATGCTGACGATTCCGGCATCGCATGTTCAGGTGAGGATCCGCATAGACGAAACCCCGTTGGAAACAGTGCAGGTAGGTGACAGAGAAACCTACGACAGGCCTGGCAACAGCCCCGACATCGACAGCGAATACGCGATTTCGGACCGTTCCGGGTACCTGGATCTGCTGGCAGACCATCATCTCGAGCCCGGCATCCACAAGGTCTCCTACCGTGTGAACGGCCGCAAACCGGTCACATCCCATCTGTATACGATTCCCTCATCGGCGAAAGTCGGTGTGATCAGCGATGTGGACGATACCGTGATGATCACACAGGCCCCGGTACCGTGGAAGGCGGCATGGAATCTGCTGTTCCTCGACCCCTTCAAACGCAGTTCCGTGCCCGGCATGAGCGTGTTGTTCAACAAAATCGCGGATCTGTTCCCGGACGCACCGTTCTTCTACCTGTCCACTTCCCCCTGGAACGTGGAAGGTTCGATTCGCCATTTCATCGCCAACCATGGATTCCCCGAAGGCCCGCTGCTGTTGCGCGATCTCGATCCCAGGCCCAAAAGCTTCGTCCCCTCCGGACCCCAGCACAAACTCGAGTTCGCCGAACAGCTCATGTCCGATTTTCCGGATATGAAATTCATCCTGGTCGGCGATGACGGGCAACGCGACCCGACCACATACGCCACCATCGCCAGAAGATACCCGGGGCGTGTGCTTGCCATTGCGATCAGACAGCTTACCCCGCGGGAGAATTCGCCATTCGGCATGAGCACCGGATTGACGGCGACACAGCCCATGCCAGTTACCGATGTGCCGGTGTTCGTCGGCACCACCGGGGTGAATCTTATGAAAACCATGCTGCCGTATCTGGCCACGCAGCTGGATTTGTAG
- a CDS encoding S9 family peptidase: MTESGNRDVPVAKQVPFEREHHGDTFVDPYEWMRDKQSTEVQEYVAAQNRLCENRNKPLASLRNTLFDELKSHVQETDMSVPTRMDGYWYFTRTQQGKQYAVQCRMPIAGPDDWDPPQVDAVGEPGSMPGEQIVFDANAESEGHDFFRIGGMDISKDGRWMLYGVDVEGDERYDYRIRNLETGEELPEMFTGISGACFTPDAQWVFYTVLDDAWRPCAVFRHRVGTSIDEDVEVFREHDERFWAGVGMSFDERSIVIGTGSKTTTEVLMLPVDTPEGEFKAFIPREDGVEYDVSFACFEGAGEHGSDIPIAVVYHNALNPNFEIDVIDMRKHEPPYRLGEGVCVASGSPYGCERGDDVEPGASAKPIGAPYTKPGNPAIMQGAHGLGIEGIAIHRNFVTMSYRAESLTHLAVMTKQAAAEDFLARRPWRFTELVPPALEGDWDVDESVDEVNEERAAVWQAVAGMEDDTAGPHAVRAAAGVIDDFQRAQGDGHAVHGASRRAMTSSDGATADAMPGETRRLYSIGAGGNPSYDAPRMRYSFSSYTRPGELHDIDPATGEDRLLKRATVLGDFDPRDYMERRVWITARDGERIPVSLVWRRDVPTCDSAMFITGYGAYEISSDPGFSVARISMLDRGVLYAVPHIRGGGEMGRAWYEQGRRLNKKHTFEDFVDAARALQNAGLANPARTVADGGSAGGLLMGAVANLAPECFAGIEADVPFVDALTSILDPSLPLTVTEWDEWGDPLHDAEVYRYMKSYTPYENAPSSADDPRTAHFPRIFITTSMNDTRVLYVEPLKWLARLQSAGIDAIAKIEVEAGHGGISGRYKQWQELAYENAWCLSVMGIMH, from the coding sequence ATGACCGAAAGTGGGAACAGAGACGTACCGGTAGCAAAGCAAGTGCCGTTCGAACGGGAGCATCACGGCGACACATTCGTCGACCCCTATGAGTGGATGCGCGACAAACAGTCGACGGAAGTGCAGGAGTATGTTGCGGCGCAGAACCGTCTGTGCGAGAACCGCAACAAGCCGTTGGCGTCGTTGCGCAACACATTGTTCGACGAGCTGAAATCCCATGTGCAGGAAACCGATATGTCGGTGCCGACGCGCATGGACGGCTATTGGTATTTCACCAGGACGCAGCAAGGCAAGCAGTATGCGGTGCAATGCCGTATGCCGATTGCCGGGCCGGACGATTGGGACCCTCCGCAGGTCGATGCCGTGGGGGAGCCGGGGAGCATGCCCGGCGAACAGATCGTGTTCGACGCCAACGCCGAATCCGAAGGGCATGACTTCTTCCGTATCGGCGGCATGGATATCAGCAAAGACGGCCGGTGGATGCTGTACGGCGTGGATGTCGAAGGCGACGAACGCTACGATTACCGCATTCGCAATCTGGAAACCGGTGAGGAATTGCCCGAAATGTTTACGGGTATTTCCGGAGCATGCTTCACGCCGGACGCGCAGTGGGTGTTCTATACCGTGCTCGATGATGCGTGGCGCCCATGTGCGGTGTTCCGGCATCGTGTGGGAACGTCGATAGACGAGGACGTTGAGGTGTTCCGCGAACATGACGAGCGATTCTGGGCCGGCGTCGGCATGTCGTTCGATGAACGCAGCATCGTTATCGGCACCGGGTCGAAGACGACCACGGAGGTGCTGATGCTCCCGGTCGACACTCCGGAAGGCGAGTTCAAGGCGTTCATCCCCCGCGAAGACGGTGTGGAATACGACGTAAGCTTCGCCTGTTTCGAAGGGGCGGGGGAGCATGGTTCCGATATTCCGATCGCCGTGGTGTACCACAATGCGCTGAACCCGAATTTCGAGATCGATGTGATCGATATGCGTAAGCATGAGCCGCCATACCGCTTGGGCGAAGGCGTGTGCGTGGCATCTGGATCCCCCTATGGGTGCGAGCGGGGCGACGACGTGGAACCAGGGGCTTCGGCAAAGCCCATTGGGGCTCCCTACACCAAGCCGGGGAACCCGGCGATCATGCAGGGGGCGCACGGCCTGGGCATCGAGGGGATCGCCATCCACCGTAATTTCGTGACGATGTCGTACCGGGCCGAAAGTCTGACGCATCTTGCGGTGATGACCAAACAGGCCGCTGCCGAGGATTTTCTTGCCCGGCGCCCATGGCGGTTCACCGAGCTGGTGCCGCCTGCGCTCGAAGGCGACTGGGACGTGGACGAATCCGTGGACGAGGTAAATGAGGAGCGTGCCGCCGTCTGGCAGGCCGTGGCTGGTATGGAGGACGATACCGCCGGACCTCATGCGGTTCGTGCCGCCGCCGGTGTGATCGACGATTTCCAGCGTGCCCAGGGTGATGGGCATGCCGTGCATGGTGCGTCCCGTAGGGCGATGACATCGTCGGATGGGGCGACCGCCGACGCGATGCCGGGCGAGACGCGGCGTTTGTATTCCATCGGTGCGGGTGGGAATCCTTCATATGATGCGCCACGCATGCGTTACTCGTTCTCCAGCTATACCAGGCCGGGGGAGTTGCATGACATCGACCCGGCCACGGGCGAGGATCGCCTGTTGAAACGTGCCACCGTCCTGGGTGACTTCGATCCGCGCGATTACATGGAACGGCGGGTGTGGATCACCGCACGCGACGGTGAACGGATCCCCGTGTCGCTGGTGTGGCGCAGGGATGTGCCGACCTGCGATTCGGCCATGTTCATCACCGGGTATGGCGCGTACGAGATCAGTTCCGATCCAGGATTCTCGGTGGCGCGCATCAGCATGCTCGACCGTGGCGTTTTGTACGCGGTGCCGCATATCCGAGGCGGCGGCGAAATGGGGCGTGCCTGGTATGAGCAGGGCAGAAGGCTGAACAAGAAGCACACCTTCGAGGATTTCGTCGATGCCGCGCGTGCCTTGCAGAACGCCGGGTTGGCGAATCCGGCGCGTACCGTGGCCGACGGCGGTTCCGCAGGCGGTCTGCTGATGGGGGCCGTGGCGAATCTTGCGCCGGAATGCTTTGCCGGCATCGAAGCGGATGTGCCGTTTGTGGATGCGCTGACGTCGATTCTCGACCCGTCGCTGCCGCTCACCGTCACCGAATGGGACGAGTGGGGCGATCCGTTGCATGATGCCGAGGTGTATCGGTACATGAAGTCGTATACGCCGTATGAGAATGCGCCGAGTAGCGCCGACGATCCGCGAACTGCGCATTTCCCGAGGATTTTCATCACCACATCGATGAACGACACCCGTGTGCTGTATGTGGAACCGCTCAAATGGCTGGCGCGGCTGCAGTCGGCCGGTATCGACGCCATCGCCAAGATCGAGGTCGAAGCAGGTCATGGCGGTATCTCCGGGCGCTACAAGCAATGGCAGGAGCTCGCCTACGAGAATGCATGGTGCCTGAGCGTGATGGGGATCATGCATTAG
- a CDS encoding 3-isopropylmalate dehydrogenase — MSETAKKYKIAVIPGDGIGKEVTPWAQKALEKAAEGVAEFEYEKFDLGAERYLRDGAILPEGEEERIKKTDAILLGAVGDPRIKAGILERGLLLKLRFDLDQYVNLRPSKLYKGVTSPLANPGDIDFVVVREGTEGLYCGAGGAVRRGTPNEVATEVSINTAYGVERVVRYAFQLAMKRRKHVTLVHKKNVLVNAGDMWQRIVDKVAEEYPEVSHDYLHIDATTIFMVSNPSRFDVILTDNLFGDIITDEAGAVVGGVGYSASGCINASNEYPSMFEPIHGSAPDIAGQNKANPTAAILSAAMLLEHLGFDDAAKRIHAAVEADIEELGSTTRSTDEVGRDILARM, encoded by the coding sequence ATGAGCGAAACAGCAAAGAAGTACAAGATCGCCGTCATTCCCGGCGATGGCATTGGCAAGGAAGTTACTCCATGGGCTCAGAAGGCCTTGGAGAAGGCCGCTGAAGGCGTGGCCGAGTTCGAATATGAGAAGTTCGATCTCGGTGCCGAGCGCTACCTGCGCGATGGTGCGATCCTGCCCGAGGGCGAAGAGGAACGCATCAAGAAGACGGATGCCATTCTGCTGGGTGCCGTCGGCGATCCGCGTATCAAGGCCGGCATTCTGGAACGCGGCCTGCTGCTCAAGCTTCGTTTCGACCTGGACCAGTATGTGAATCTGCGCCCGTCCAAGCTGTACAAGGGCGTCACCTCTCCGCTCGCCAACCCGGGCGATATCGACTTCGTAGTGGTGCGTGAAGGCACCGAAGGCCTGTATTGCGGTGCCGGCGGAGCCGTCCGCCGCGGCACTCCGAACGAGGTGGCCACCGAGGTTTCCATCAACACCGCCTACGGCGTGGAACGCGTGGTGCGCTATGCCTTCCAGCTGGCCATGAAGCGCAGGAAGCACGTGACCCTGGTGCATAAGAAGAACGTGCTGGTCAACGCCGGCGACATGTGGCAGCGCATCGTGGACAAGGTGGCCGAGGAATACCCGGAGGTTTCCCACGATTATCTGCACATCGACGCGACCACCATCTTCATGGTGTCCAACCCGTCCCGCTTCGACGTGATCCTGACCGACAATCTGTTCGGCGACATCATCACCGACGAGGCCGGTGCCGTGGTTGGCGGCGTCGGCTACTCGGCATCCGGCTGCATCAACGCGTCCAACGAGTATCCGTCCATGTTCGAACCGATCCATGGTTCCGCACCGGACATCGCCGGCCAGAACAAGGCCAACCCGACCGCGGCCATTCTGTCCGCCGCCATGCTGCTTGAGCATCTCGGCTTCGACGATGCCGCCAAGAGGATCCATGCCGCTGTGGAGGCCGACATCGAAGAGCTCGGTTCCACCACACGCTCCACCGACGAAGTGGGTCGCGACATTCTCGCCCGCATGTGA
- a CDS encoding L,D-transpeptidase, translated as MMSKNTEQLHLQDLADTTVINPVDANGARGLEGLGAFPPAGGDGFAGFTADGGDGGNMPLEAKKSHKGPIIVLVSIAVILVALIAVFFTMRWHYADRVAPGVSFGSVKVTGQTRGDLTATVNKAVKDSSIVVKGDNDRQISATLKDLGVSVDVKKTVDDLLAAKKSENLLQDIARVNPFSHESVKLAAKVNTYEMSRFLSDKLISDDERAVASSISYDANAQAFVVTEGRDGDTPDIQPVDAAVEQAIKNPGNSATVEITNKQIDMPITTEEAQKTADEANQRLTNKIVLTNGDAKQFELPVDEVAKWIKANGDPSKGQITLDYDAVAIKTYLAAVLPQQLNQELVPQEDIVDDNNKVILEAAVKGVNGLTVKNTDNTAAQVVSALNAGNGATLQVESDVKKFDIKQKKSEWRIVVDKSSQTATVYQNSQAVKTFPVCTGSNKHETDSGTFTIYLRYDVQDMRGLNDDHTTYFSPGVKWVSYFNGGEGFHTASWNNYGIAHGDPVNYGSHGCVNMYEADSKWIYDHCPQGTIVQVVGSQPSGAVR; from the coding sequence ATGATGTCAAAGAACACGGAGCAACTGCATTTGCAGGATCTGGCTGATACCACGGTCATTAATCCGGTGGATGCAAACGGTGCTCGCGGTCTTGAAGGGCTTGGGGCATTCCCTCCTGCAGGTGGCGATGGCTTCGCAGGATTCACCGCTGACGGCGGTGATGGAGGGAACATGCCGCTCGAAGCCAAGAAATCCCATAAGGGGCCGATCATCGTACTGGTTTCGATTGCGGTCATTCTGGTGGCGCTTATCGCCGTGTTCTTCACCATGCGCTGGCATTACGCCGATCGCGTCGCTCCGGGTGTGAGCTTCGGCTCCGTCAAGGTGACGGGTCAGACCCGCGGAGACCTTACCGCTACGGTGAATAAGGCCGTGAAGGATTCCTCCATCGTGGTCAAGGGCGACAACGACAGGCAGATATCCGCGACGTTGAAGGATCTCGGCGTAAGCGTGGACGTCAAGAAGACGGTGGACGATCTGCTGGCGGCGAAGAAATCCGAGAACCTCCTGCAGGATATCGCCCGCGTCAACCCGTTCTCGCATGAAAGCGTCAAACTTGCCGCGAAGGTGAACACCTATGAGATGAGCCGATTCCTGTCGGACAAGCTGATCAGCGACGACGAGCGCGCCGTGGCGTCTTCCATCTCCTACGACGCCAATGCGCAGGCGTTCGTCGTCACCGAAGGCAGGGATGGCGATACGCCGGATATCCAACCGGTCGACGCGGCTGTGGAACAGGCCATCAAGAATCCTGGCAATTCCGCCACGGTGGAGATCACCAACAAGCAGATCGACATGCCGATCACCACGGAAGAGGCGCAGAAAACCGCCGATGAAGCGAATCAGCGTCTGACCAACAAGATCGTGCTGACCAACGGCGACGCCAAGCAGTTCGAGCTGCCCGTCGACGAAGTGGCGAAGTGGATCAAGGCCAACGGCGACCCGTCGAAGGGCCAGATCACGCTCGACTACGACGCCGTCGCCATCAAAACATATCTTGCCGCCGTGCTTCCGCAGCAGCTCAATCAGGAACTCGTCCCGCAGGAAGACATCGTCGACGACAACAACAAGGTCATTCTTGAAGCCGCGGTCAAGGGCGTGAACGGCCTGACCGTCAAGAACACCGACAATACCGCAGCCCAGGTGGTTTCCGCGTTGAATGCCGGCAATGGCGCCACATTGCAGGTGGAATCGGATGTCAAGAAGTTCGACATCAAGCAGAAGAAGAGCGAATGGCGCATCGTGGTGGACAAATCCAGCCAGACCGCCACCGTGTACCAGAACAGTCAGGCCGTGAAGACCTTCCCCGTGTGCACCGGTTCGAACAAGCACGAAACCGATTCCGGCACGTTCACCATCTACCTGCGGTACGACGTGCAGGATATGAGGGGACTTAATGATGACCATACTACGTATTTCTCTCCGGGCGTGAAGTGGGTCAGCTACTTCAACGGCGGCGAAGGATTCCACACCGCCAGCTGGAACAACTATGGCATCGCCCACGGCGACCCGGTGAACTACGGCTCGCACGGCTGCGTGAACATGTATGAGGCCGATTCCAAGTGGATCTACGACCATTGCCCGCAGGGCACCATCGTACAGGTGGTCGGCTCGCAGCCATCCGGCGCGGTTCGCTGA
- the gcvH gene encoding glycine cleavage system protein GcvH encodes MSEAQDMQPLNLDVPDHLEYTQDHVWVDTSGDLAVIGITEYAAEQLGELVYVDLPEPGTQIEAGDEVFELESSKAVEPLIAPVSGTIRYVNQAVSDDPSVVNGDPYGEGWLLKVELDDDEPDLLSAAEYLKAVR; translated from the coding sequence ATGAGCGAAGCACAGGATATGCAGCCGTTGAACCTCGATGTTCCCGATCATCTGGAATACACGCAGGATCATGTGTGGGTCGACACCTCCGGCGATCTTGCCGTGATCGGCATCACCGAATACGCGGCGGAACAACTCGGCGAACTGGTGTATGTCGATCTGCCTGAGCCGGGAACGCAGATCGAGGCCGGCGACGAAGTCTTCGAGCTTGAATCGTCCAAGGCGGTAGAGCCGCTGATCGCCCCGGTATCAGGCACCATCCGCTACGTGAACCAGGCGGTGAGCGACGACCCCAGCGTCGTCAACGGCGACCCGTATGGCGAAGGCTGGCTGCTGAAGGTCGAGCTTGACGACGATGAACCCGACCTGCTGAGCGCCGCGGAATACCTGAAGGCCGTTCGATGA